One segment of Acropora muricata isolate sample 2 chromosome 8, ASM3666990v1, whole genome shotgun sequence DNA contains the following:
- the LOC136927062 gene encoding uncharacterized protein, whose amino-acid sequence MRKMWKKWQSRLGDQNNSKSPETSVHLGAAVERMDEKSSETKSKEGFEPSIIQCTTSDGLSMRCVSLANHEMVPSNFEKLDFLESSSKDAKQLFKKYAAERASEAIAEGRGNKDKGAPADLIAALGSNEEIYSVGADCGLFAAVFTAYSHHYKLRTSPDDWWFCVVKQVAEAIDRNAQKKSVRKMFTNHEGKKSIEVAVDDPTIYTVNYSWLFDQMAKGIKENVKVPEFVNGMTGDFGTTTPVQKIVSQITLMCSMKEYFDFGLMCGCGIPAVEMLGSEEDWRKLTSKLKVLRTLLEPIENDLRLPSRWWDVVQTVFNNLLKTYQGKPDQKWWSHIVDYQEQYASGMYPTGKNYIRGWITEFLEGASRHGSLFEHKDFSTGLVTVPLNLKHPSGAQDTAALAAGMLGFTVHRTDTSNEVTVQPFQGWALMLANDSPFL is encoded by the exons ATGAGGAAGATGTGGAAGAAGTGGCAATCACGTCTAGGGGaccagaacaactctaaatcgcCTGAAACTTCAGTTCATCTCGGTGCAGCCGTGGAAAGAATGGACGAGAAGAGTTCTGAGACGAAGTCGAAGGAAGGTTTCGAACCGTCCATTATTCAGTGTACCACCAGTGATGGCTTGAGTATGAGGTGCGTTTCACTCGCCAACCACGAAATGGTTCCTTCCAATTTCGAAAAGTTGGATTTCCTGGAGAGCAGCAGCAAGGACGCTAAGCAGTTATTCAAAAAGTATGCAGCAGAGAGGGCTAGTGAGGCGATTGCAGAAGGTAGAGGGAACAAGGATAAAGGTGCCCCTGCGGATTTAATCGCTGCTTTGGGATCAAACGAGGAAATTTATTCAGTAGGTGCTGACTGTGGTTTGTTTGCCGCAGTTTTCACAGCCTACAGTCACCACTACAAACTACGAACCTCGCCAGATGACTGGTGGTTTTGTGTCGTCAAGCAAGTTGCGGAAGCCATCGATCGGAACGCACAAAAAAAGTCCGTTCGCAAGATGTTTACCAATCATGAAGGAAAGAAAAGCATCGAAGTTGCGGTGGATGACCCTACCATCTATACAGTAAATTACAGCTGGTTATTTGATCAAATGGCGAAGGGAATCAAAGAAAACGTCAAAGTGCCCGAGTTTGTGAATGGAATGACAGGAGATTTTGGTACCACAACGCCAGTGCAGAAGATTGTCTCGCAGATTACACTGATGTGTTCAATGAAGGAATATTTCGATTTTGGACTTATGTGTGGATGTGGAATCCCTGCAGTGGAGATGCTGGGAAGCGAAGAAGACTGGAGGAAATTAACGTCCAAATTGAAGGTACTGAGAACACTACTGGAACCTATAGAGAATGATCTCCGTCTTCCATCGAGATGGTGGGATGTTGTACAGACGGTGTTCAACAACTTGCTGAAAACGTACCAGGGGAAACCAGATCAAAAATGGTGGAGCCATATTGTGGATTATCAAGAACAATATGCCTCAG GTATGTATCCCACGGGTAAGAATTACATCAGAGGGTGGATCACCGAATTTTTGGAAGGAGCAAGCCGACATGGTTCTCTGTTTGAACATAAAGATTTCTCGACTGGGCTAGTCACTGTGCCACTCAACCTAAAACACCCGTCTGGTGCACAGGATACCGCAGCACTTGCGGCTGGAATGCTGGGTTTTACTGTCCACAGGACGGACACCTCTAATGAGGTGACTGTCCAGCCATTTCAAGGATGGGCTCTGATGTTGGCTAATGACTCGCCTTTCTTGTGA
- the LOC136927060 gene encoding uncharacterized protein isoform X2 gives MSANEDFVFQLSVLLLCLLFTQWIFVALLFIWLRKICQRADQVYNEWNVYSKLNLDLKQTGTETSTEAKNPYSIPLVIANRRAGNSETNKAQTLLNIDRTFAYTQADLYDQSLTRTPAAEGEAEDVALNSSSNKLAPKKLPPDSEDAPLEASGLKANNNDPVLLFLNGGVDDNARKGLFETLKGGQDKRGEYSLPGQKERIVLVEVTNAVQVHNEEETLSSERDAGKPTNQLEEVKDSSSSEPATESIVLNDNTGSKNDADGSISWNSQHCEAKQKNQAGSSGEAKTKSEDEAGKHLSSECKSKVKAKPRKERLSTEKSKQVASLENPSDEGTQQANLQLHVPHSRGNQQTEGGLKRNPVDVPESKHNGASSQSPVVQETHHYGNENDYEFIGTNLADKDGGFQDALEDIYESMDANISTVNPTSADPQGLCCATVKDPGSNAEELFDDFSVYSNMANDQQDSTMRSDDKSVFDSEEQGPTYVNIREMFDI, from the coding sequence ATGTCGGCTAACGAAGATTTTGTCTTTCAACTTTCTGTGCTCCTTCTTTGTTTGTTATTCACTCAGTGGATCTTTGTCGCACTTCTCTTTATCTGGCTGAGAAAAATATGTCAAAGGGCAGATCAAGTATACAACGAATGGAATGTTTATAGTAAACTAAATCTGGATTTAAAACAGACGGGAACAGAAACTTCAACAGAGGCGAAAAATCCATATTCCATTCCTTTGGTGATAGCCAACAGGCGTGCTGGAAATTCTGAAACTAATAAAGCACAGACGTTGTTGAATATCGACAGAACTTTCGCCTATACACAAGCAGACCTTTACGATCAATCATTAACGAGAACTCCTGCTGCAGAGGGCGAAGCAGAAGACGTAGCGTTAAATTCCAGCTCAAACAAACTGGCGCCGAAGAAACTACCCCCTGACTCAGAAGACGCACCTCTGGAAGCATCGGGCTTAAAAGCAAACAACAATGATCCAGTGCTGCTTTTTCTAAATGGTGGAGTTGATGACAATGCTAGGAAGGGGCTTTTTGAAACTTTGAAAGGTGGCCAAGATAAGAGAGGAGAATATTCTTTGCCAGGACAAAAGGAACGCATTGTGCTTGTCGAAGTAACCAATGCTGTTCAAGTGCACAACGAAGAAGAGACTCTCTCAAGTGAGAGAGATGCCGGAAAGCCGACTAATCAGTTAGAAGAGGTTAAGGATTCAAGTAGCTCAGAACCTGCAACTGAAAGCATTGTTTTGAACGATAATACTGGAAGCAAAAATGACGCAGACGGGAGCATTTCCTGGAATTCACAGCATTGtgaagcaaagcaaaaaaatcaaGCAGGCTCATCCGGGGAAGCGAAAACGAAATCTGAAGATGAGGCTGGAAAGCACTTGTCTTCCGAATGCAAAAGCAAAGTAAAGGCAAAGCCAAGAAAGGAAAGACTTTCAACGGAAAAATCCAAACAAGTTGCCTCTCTGGAAAATCCGTCAGATGAAGGCACGCAGCAAGCGAATTTGCAATTGCATGTTCCACACTCAAGAGGGAATCAACAAACGGAAGGTGGTCTTAAGAGAAACCCAGTTGACGTTCCAGAGAGCAAACATAACGGTGCTAGTTCTCAAAGCCCGGTTGTACAAGAAACGCACCATTATGGGAATGAAAACGACTACGAATTCATTGGAACAAATCTTGCTGATAAAGATGGAGGTTTTCAAGATGCCCTTGAGGACATTTACGAAAGTATGGACGCGAACATCAGTACAGTAAATCCGACTTCTGCTGATCCACAAGGACTCTGCTGCGCAACCGTCAAAGATCCAGGAAGCAATGCTGAAGAACTCTTTGATGATTTTTCAGTTTATTCGAACATGGCCAACGACCAACAAGATTCTACTATGCGTTCTGATGATAAAAGCGTTTTTGACAGTGAAGAGCAGGGTCCAACTTATGTCAACATAAGGgagatgtttgatatttaa
- the LOC136927065 gene encoding uncharacterized protein, with translation MRSPSLILILSCLAFFGCLLLCVIIIYLCVMVRRIRRDVDELIRNEGVSRKKEGDEDCERVNSRNPYAPYRVKPRHNSAIQPDPDESVIVLNALTESQSNAGRTQRLGIEYATTIQNPAVTEKQATPQQIPYQYTNNGFSPEITGNSSIQDGGSEDSQPVYENREIFSDETPAGNNNNQIIKEPIYQNTGELAVENNPEREITYTRNISDWTGKRKENESSERLKTC, from the coding sequence ATGAGGAGTCCAAGCTTGATTCTCATTTTGAGCTGCTTGGCTTTCTTTGGCTGCCTTCTCCTGTGCGTCATTATTATTTACCTCTGCGTAATGGTGAGGCGTATTCGGCGTGACGTGGACGAGCTCATCAGAAATGAAGGAGTAAGTCGAAAGAAGGAAGGTGATGAGGACTGCGAACGAGTAAACTCTAGAAACCCATATGCACCATATCGCGTTAAACCGCGACATAACTCTGCGATCCAACCGGACCCTGATGAGTCGGTTATTGTTCTGAATGCACTCACAGAAAGCCAATCAAACGCTGGAAGGACTCAACGACTCGGCATTGAATACGCAACGACGATTCAAAACCCTGCGGTCACTGAAAAACAAGCGACACCTCAACAAATTCCTTATCAATATACTAACAATGGATTTAGTCCTGAAATTACAGGAAACTCCTCCATACAGGACGGTGGTAGCGAGGATTCACAGCCTGTGTATGAAAACAGAGAAATCTTTAGTGATGAAACGCCAGCCGGCAATAATAACAATCAAATAATAAAAGAACCTATTTACCAAAACACTGGGGAGTTGGCCGTTGAGAACAATCCTGAACGCGAAATAACTTACACTAGGAATATTTCAGATTGGACCGGGAAGcggaaagaaaatgaaagcagcGAAAGACTTAAGACTTGTTGA
- the LOC136927060 gene encoding uncharacterized protein isoform X1 has protein sequence MKNHPVKLFTKALESWQTVLATIDSLYMETEKSSVMKNHSVPLQLSKVMSANEDFVFQLSVLLLCLLFTQWIFVALLFIWLRKICQRADQVYNEWNVYSKLNLDLKQTGTETSTEAKNPYSIPLVIANRRAGNSETNKAQTLLNIDRTFAYTQADLYDQSLTRTPAAEGEAEDVALNSSSNKLAPKKLPPDSEDAPLEASGLKANNNDPVLLFLNGGVDDNARKGLFETLKGGQDKRGEYSLPGQKERIVLVEVTNAVQVHNEEETLSSERDAGKPTNQLEEVKDSSSSEPATESIVLNDNTGSKNDADGSISWNSQHCEAKQKNQAGSSGEAKTKSEDEAGKHLSSECKSKVKAKPRKERLSTEKSKQVASLENPSDEGTQQANLQLHVPHSRGNQQTEGGLKRNPVDVPESKHNGASSQSPVVQETHHYGNENDYEFIGTNLADKDGGFQDALEDIYESMDANISTVNPTSADPQGLCCATVKDPGSNAEELFDDFSVYSNMANDQQDSTMRSDDKSVFDSEEQGPTYVNIREMFDI, from the coding sequence gTTCCGCTCCAACTAAGTAAAGTGATGTCGGCTAACGAAGATTTTGTCTTTCAACTTTCTGTGCTCCTTCTTTGTTTGTTATTCACTCAGTGGATCTTTGTCGCACTTCTCTTTATCTGGCTGAGAAAAATATGTCAAAGGGCAGATCAAGTATACAACGAATGGAATGTTTATAGTAAACTAAATCTGGATTTAAAACAGACGGGAACAGAAACTTCAACAGAGGCGAAAAATCCATATTCCATTCCTTTGGTGATAGCCAACAGGCGTGCTGGAAATTCTGAAACTAATAAAGCACAGACGTTGTTGAATATCGACAGAACTTTCGCCTATACACAAGCAGACCTTTACGATCAATCATTAACGAGAACTCCTGCTGCAGAGGGCGAAGCAGAAGACGTAGCGTTAAATTCCAGCTCAAACAAACTGGCGCCGAAGAAACTACCCCCTGACTCAGAAGACGCACCTCTGGAAGCATCGGGCTTAAAAGCAAACAACAATGATCCAGTGCTGCTTTTTCTAAATGGTGGAGTTGATGACAATGCTAGGAAGGGGCTTTTTGAAACTTTGAAAGGTGGCCAAGATAAGAGAGGAGAATATTCTTTGCCAGGACAAAAGGAACGCATTGTGCTTGTCGAAGTAACCAATGCTGTTCAAGTGCACAACGAAGAAGAGACTCTCTCAAGTGAGAGAGATGCCGGAAAGCCGACTAATCAGTTAGAAGAGGTTAAGGATTCAAGTAGCTCAGAACCTGCAACTGAAAGCATTGTTTTGAACGATAATACTGGAAGCAAAAATGACGCAGACGGGAGCATTTCCTGGAATTCACAGCATTGtgaagcaaagcaaaaaaatcaaGCAGGCTCATCCGGGGAAGCGAAAACGAAATCTGAAGATGAGGCTGGAAAGCACTTGTCTTCCGAATGCAAAAGCAAAGTAAAGGCAAAGCCAAGAAAGGAAAGACTTTCAACGGAAAAATCCAAACAAGTTGCCTCTCTGGAAAATCCGTCAGATGAAGGCACGCAGCAAGCGAATTTGCAATTGCATGTTCCACACTCAAGAGGGAATCAACAAACGGAAGGTGGTCTTAAGAGAAACCCAGTTGACGTTCCAGAGAGCAAACATAACGGTGCTAGTTCTCAAAGCCCGGTTGTACAAGAAACGCACCATTATGGGAATGAAAACGACTACGAATTCATTGGAACAAATCTTGCTGATAAAGATGGAGGTTTTCAAGATGCCCTTGAGGACATTTACGAAAGTATGGACGCGAACATCAGTACAGTAAATCCGACTTCTGCTGATCCACAAGGACTCTGCTGCGCAACCGTCAAAGATCCAGGAAGCAATGCTGAAGAACTCTTTGATGATTTTTCAGTTTATTCGAACATGGCCAACGACCAACAAGATTCTACTATGCGTTCTGATGATAAAAGCGTTTTTGACAGTGAAGAGCAGGGTCCAACTTATGTCAACATAAGGgagatgtttgatatttaa